The following are encoded together in the Dyella terrae genome:
- the cysG gene encoding siroheme synthase CysG has translation MKLYPLFADLSGRQVLVVGGGVVGERKAASLLEAGARVAVGAPDLTPALLGWVSEGRVQWLRGLFEDAWLDDAWLVVAATPDPALHERIAALADARRVFINVVDDAEQSSFHVPAVIDRAPVTIAISSGGHAPMLARLLRERLEVLIDPVVGSLATLLGQMRQRIRARLPDIALRRRFYERLLHGPVQSLLRRGQWALAEASAERLLDATEAKSLGSVVLVGAGPGDPGLLTLRGLRALNEADVILHDRLVSVEVLALARRDAERIEVAKQAGNHHATQAQIHALMLQHAAAGRRVVRLKGGDPFVFGRGGEELEFLRSHAIPYEVVPGITAALACAAYAGVPLTHREHAQSVRLVTAHCQNSIDTLDWPALAQERQTLAVYMGTSELPVIRQKLLDHGRAAGTPFALVENGSRPEQRVVTGTLADLVEQASMHDVRSPALLIIGEVASLASTLSWFGSPPEGTLLAPAPSSSSRAAAA, from the coding sequence ATGAAGCTCTACCCGCTGTTTGCCGATCTGTCCGGCCGCCAGGTACTGGTGGTGGGCGGCGGTGTGGTCGGGGAGCGGAAGGCGGCCTCGTTGCTGGAAGCCGGCGCGCGGGTTGCGGTGGGGGCGCCCGACCTCACCCCCGCGCTGCTCGGCTGGGTGAGCGAAGGGCGCGTGCAATGGCTACGTGGCCTGTTCGAAGACGCTTGGCTCGACGACGCATGGCTCGTTGTGGCCGCTACGCCTGATCCGGCCCTGCACGAGCGCATTGCAGCCTTGGCGGATGCCCGCCGCGTGTTCATCAACGTCGTCGACGATGCGGAACAATCGAGCTTCCACGTGCCGGCTGTAATCGATCGCGCTCCCGTCACTATCGCCATTTCCAGCGGCGGACATGCCCCCATGCTCGCGCGCCTGTTGCGTGAGCGCCTCGAAGTGCTGATCGATCCGGTGGTGGGCTCCCTCGCCACGTTGCTGGGACAAATGCGCCAGCGTATTCGAGCACGCCTGCCGGACATCGCCTTGCGTCGGCGCTTCTACGAGCGTCTGTTGCACGGCCCGGTGCAGAGCCTGCTACGTCGTGGACAGTGGGCGCTGGCTGAGGCATCGGCTGAGCGGTTGCTCGACGCCACTGAGGCGAAATCCCTGGGTTCCGTGGTGTTGGTGGGAGCCGGCCCGGGGGATCCAGGGCTGCTTACCTTGCGCGGTTTGCGTGCCTTGAACGAGGCGGATGTGATCCTGCACGACCGCTTGGTGAGCGTGGAAGTACTGGCACTGGCGCGTCGTGACGCTGAACGTATCGAAGTGGCTAAGCAAGCGGGTAACCATCACGCCACGCAGGCTCAGATCCATGCATTGATGTTGCAACATGCCGCTGCCGGGCGGCGCGTGGTGCGCCTGAAGGGCGGCGATCCGTTTGTGTTCGGACGTGGCGGCGAGGAGCTGGAGTTCCTGCGCAGCCACGCTATTCCTTATGAGGTGGTGCCGGGCATCACGGCGGCACTCGCCTGCGCCGCGTACGCGGGTGTCCCGCTGACGCATCGTGAGCACGCGCAATCGGTGCGCCTGGTTACGGCGCACTGCCAGAACTCCATCGATACGCTCGACTGGCCGGCCCTGGCGCAGGAGCGCCAGACGTTGGCGGTCTACATGGGCACCAGCGAGTTGCCCGTGATCCGGCAGAAGCTGCTCGACCATGGCCGCGCGGCGGGCACGCCGTTTGCGCTGGTCGAGAATGGGTCGCGACCGGAGCAGCGAGTGGTCACGGGCACGTTGGCCGATCTGGTCGAGCAGGCGAGCATGCATGACGTCAGGTCGCCAGCGCTACTGATCATTGGTGAGGTGGCCAGCCTGGCGTCCACGCTGTCATGGTTTGGCAGCCCGCCCGAGGGCACCCTGCTCGCGCCGGCTCCGTCGTCGTCGTCCAGGGCGGCTGCGGCTTGA
- a CDS encoding assimilatory sulfite reductase (NADPH) flavoprotein subunit has protein sequence MDVQRWTVNAVVATQTGLASLDGDKLSALERLATGLGPAELYWIAAWSAARAEQVQRGVVPVPTAKVGSERLTILYGSQTGQAKRLATQLSARAEAAGLAVRLVRADGYAQRDLAKETHLVVVISTQGDAEPPDDARGLVEFILGKRAPRLPGLQYAVLGLGDSSYPHFCAIGRQLDVRLAELGASRFAPLGEADVDIDAIATPWTEQALDKARQVLGTVQPLVRVANLQPVPSRLRHTREHPYTASVLDNQVIVARDAGRDIRHVELSLEGSGLSYEPGDAIGVWPENPPTLVDQWLTLLKLDGEQPVYHGGKELPLRRWLSHERELTRLSRPLIAAVADASGDEKLAGLLRPDRSASLAALLADEQPIDLWRRYPAEWSADELVAALRPQTPRLYSIASSQKTVGDEVHLTVAVVDYEAYGERHWGAASSFIAAASDDQRVPVFIEENERFRLPKDSGRDIIMIGPGTGVAPFRAFVQERREIAASGRNWIFFGNRNFTHDFLYQIEWQTALRDGSLDRLDLAFSRDGAAKVYVQQRIREQGHDLYAWLQEGAHLYVCGDANHMAKDVHAALIDVAVSHGGQSPEQAREWLSDLLQQGRYARDVY, from the coding sequence ATGGACGTCCAAAGGTGGACAGTGAACGCCGTCGTTGCAACGCAAACCGGGCTGGCTTCCCTCGACGGCGACAAGCTGTCCGCACTGGAACGACTGGCTACGGGGCTCGGCCCTGCTGAGCTTTATTGGATCGCCGCATGGAGCGCCGCGCGCGCTGAGCAAGTGCAACGCGGCGTCGTGCCAGTGCCCACAGCCAAGGTAGGCAGTGAACGACTCACTATTCTTTACGGCAGCCAGACTGGGCAGGCAAAGCGCCTCGCTACGCAGCTCAGCGCACGGGCTGAAGCGGCCGGGCTCGCCGTTCGGCTGGTGCGAGCCGACGGCTATGCGCAGCGCGATCTCGCTAAGGAAACGCATCTCGTCGTGGTGATCAGCACCCAGGGTGACGCCGAGCCACCGGATGATGCGCGAGGGCTTGTCGAATTCATCCTGGGCAAGCGGGCACCGCGATTGCCCGGCCTGCAGTACGCCGTGCTCGGGTTGGGCGATTCGAGCTACCCGCATTTTTGTGCCATCGGTCGCCAGCTTGACGTTCGGCTAGCCGAGCTGGGCGCCTCGCGATTTGCACCGCTTGGCGAAGCCGACGTCGATATCGACGCCATCGCCACGCCTTGGACCGAACAAGCGCTCGACAAGGCGCGACAGGTACTTGGCACGGTGCAACCCCTGGTGCGCGTGGCGAACCTGCAGCCGGTGCCTTCACGCCTCCGCCACACGCGCGAACATCCCTATACGGCTTCGGTGCTCGACAACCAGGTCATCGTGGCCCGTGATGCGGGGCGGGATATTCGGCACGTCGAACTGTCGCTGGAAGGTTCGGGCTTGAGCTATGAGCCCGGGGACGCCATTGGCGTGTGGCCGGAGAACCCGCCTACCCTGGTGGACCAATGGCTGACGCTGTTGAAGCTCGACGGCGAACAGCCTGTCTACCATGGCGGCAAGGAACTGCCTCTTCGACGCTGGCTATCGCACGAACGCGAACTCACACGCCTGAGTCGCCCGCTGATCGCCGCCGTGGCCGATGCCAGTGGCGACGAGAAACTGGCTGGCCTGCTTCGACCGGATCGCTCAGCGAGCTTGGCCGCGTTGCTGGCCGACGAGCAACCCATCGACCTATGGCGCCGTTACCCCGCCGAGTGGTCGGCGGACGAACTGGTGGCAGCACTACGCCCGCAGACGCCGCGGCTTTACTCGATCGCCTCCAGCCAAAAAACGGTCGGCGATGAAGTGCACCTGACGGTTGCCGTGGTGGATTACGAGGCCTATGGCGAGCGCCATTGGGGCGCCGCTTCCTCGTTTATAGCCGCTGCCAGCGACGACCAGCGCGTGCCAGTCTTCATCGAGGAAAACGAGCGTTTCCGTCTACCGAAAGACAGTGGTCGCGACATCATCATGATTGGGCCCGGCACAGGCGTCGCACCGTTCCGTGCCTTCGTGCAGGAACGTCGCGAAATCGCCGCAAGCGGACGCAACTGGATCTTCTTCGGCAATCGCAACTTTACCCACGACTTTCTCTATCAGATCGAATGGCAGACGGCGCTGCGTGACGGGTCGTTGGATCGGCTTGATCTCGCGTTCTCACGCGACGGTGCCGCCAAGGTTTATGTGCAGCAGCGCATCCGCGAGCAAGGCCACGACTTGTATGCCTGGCTGCAGGAGGGCGCGCATCTGTACGTGTGCGGTGATGCCAATCACATGGCGAAGGACGTGCACGCCGCGTTGATCGACGTAGCCGTGAGCCACGGCGGCCAATCGCCAGAGCAGGCGAGGGAGTGGCTGTCCGACCTTTTGCAACAGGGCCGTTACGCCCGCGACGTGTACTGA
- the cysI gene encoding assimilatory sulfite reductase (NADPH) hemoprotein subunit codes for MTTPLSDFEHIKAASRQLRGTIAEGLRDPVTNAISDDDNKLLKFHGSYQQDDRDVREERRKQKLEPAYSFMLRARLPSGVVTPAQWLVFDRLAREHANGTLRITTRQTFQWHGIIKQRLKTTIAAIHDALATTIAACGDVVRNVVSTPNPVESSAHALAYAWATRLSEELSPRTHAYHEIWLDGEPLVGEPKDEEPLYGRTYLPRKFKIGLAIPPLNDIDVFAQDLGLIAIIEQGELKGFNVAIGGGMGATHGDPSTYPRLASVIGFVTPDQLLAVAETIVAVQRDWGNRSERKHARLKYTLDHRGLDTFKAELEQRLGFALEPERAYRFDHNGDRYGWIEGEDGRWHLTLQIESGRLADVGERRWLSGLRKLAEVHQGDFRLTCNQNVIIANVAADDRGQIDAIVAAHRLDSYRTDSGIRRHAVACVALPTCGLAMAESERYLPALLPQLEALLDAHGLRDAPILLRLSGCPNGCSRPYLGEIALVGRGPGRYDLRLGADFRGQRLNQVYRENVDEAAILEALRPLFASYAAERSDQERFGDFLIRTGVLGVNTRRIPAEVVA; via the coding sequence ATGACGACACCGCTTTCCGACTTCGAACACATCAAGGCCGCTAGTCGCCAGTTGCGCGGCACCATCGCCGAGGGTTTGCGCGACCCGGTGACCAACGCCATCAGCGACGACGACAACAAGCTGCTCAAGTTCCACGGTAGCTACCAGCAGGACGATCGTGACGTGCGCGAAGAGCGTCGCAAGCAGAAACTGGAGCCTGCGTACTCCTTCATGCTGCGCGCCCGCTTGCCGTCCGGCGTGGTGACGCCTGCGCAATGGTTGGTGTTCGATCGACTTGCCCGTGAGCACGCCAACGGCACGCTGCGCATCACCACGCGCCAGACCTTTCAGTGGCACGGCATCATCAAACAGCGCCTCAAGACCACCATCGCCGCCATCCATGATGCATTGGCCACCACCATTGCTGCCTGCGGTGACGTCGTGCGCAATGTGGTGAGCACGCCTAATCCGGTCGAGTCGTCTGCGCATGCGTTGGCCTATGCGTGGGCGACGCGTCTCTCCGAAGAGCTGTCGCCACGCACGCATGCCTATCACGAGATCTGGCTCGACGGCGAGCCGCTGGTCGGTGAGCCGAAGGATGAAGAGCCGCTGTACGGCCGCACCTATTTGCCGCGCAAGTTCAAGATCGGCCTCGCGATTCCACCACTCAACGACATCGATGTGTTTGCGCAGGATCTAGGCCTTATCGCCATTATCGAACAGGGCGAGTTGAAAGGCTTCAACGTCGCTATCGGTGGCGGCATGGGCGCGACGCACGGCGATCCCAGCACCTACCCACGGCTGGCGAGTGTCATCGGCTTCGTCACGCCGGACCAACTCCTGGCCGTCGCCGAAACCATCGTGGCGGTGCAGCGGGATTGGGGCAACCGCAGCGAGCGTAAACACGCGCGGCTGAAGTACACACTCGACCATCGCGGCCTGGATACATTCAAGGCTGAGCTGGAGCAGCGCCTGGGCTTTGCGCTGGAGCCGGAGCGCGCTTATCGCTTCGATCACAACGGTGATCGCTACGGCTGGATCGAAGGTGAGGATGGCCGTTGGCATCTGACCTTGCAGATCGAGTCCGGTCGCCTTGCCGATGTCGGCGAGCGGCGCTGGCTCAGCGGACTGCGCAAATTGGCTGAGGTGCATCAAGGCGATTTTCGCCTCACCTGCAACCAGAACGTGATCATCGCCAATGTGGCTGCTGATGATCGCGGGCAGATCGATGCCATCGTGGCGGCGCATAGGCTTGACAGCTATCGCACGGACAGCGGCATCCGCCGGCACGCTGTGGCCTGCGTGGCGCTGCCGACCTGCGGTCTTGCCATGGCGGAAAGCGAACGCTACCTGCCGGCGTTGCTTCCCCAGTTGGAAGCCTTGCTGGATGCCCACGGCTTGCGCGATGCGCCGATCCTGTTGCGCCTCTCGGGCTGCCCCAATGGCTGCTCGCGTCCGTACCTGGGTGAGATCGCATTGGTCGGACGCGGGCCAGGGCGCTACGACTTGCGATTGGGTGCGGATTTTCGTGGGCAGCGCCTCAATCAGGTCTATCGGGAAAACGTGGACGAGGCAGCGATTCTGGAAGCGCTGAGGCCACTGTTTGCGAGCTATGCGGCGGAGCGAAGCGACCAGGAACGGTTCGGCGATTTCTTGATACGCACCGGCGTGCTTGGAGTGAATACGCGAAGGATTCCTGCGGAGGTGGTGGCATGA
- a CDS encoding LysR substrate-binding domain-containing protein — protein MTLTQLRYLVAIADAGLNITLAAERVHATQPGLSKLLRQLEDELGFQLFHRKGRSLHAITHAGTHVLERARIILAEAANIRSIAANLRNESRGTLRIATTHTQARFALPSSVAALSRSYPQVSVHLQPVSDSDVISLLDSGQVDLAIVSTAAGAPPPNGIALPAYRWNRTVVVPKNHPLARQKQPPTLEQLAAHPLISYDSSLKPESSLIRAFQSAGLDPQIVMTASDADLIKTYVREGLGIGVLAEMAYQPNHDTDLRELGADNLFAACTTWIVLRRESVLREYALDFISVFAPHLERRAVSRALTSGGHGDVAVAGGCRIGGRGRCR, from the coding sequence ATGACGCTGACGCAACTTCGCTACCTCGTCGCCATCGCTGATGCCGGCCTGAACATCACCCTCGCAGCCGAGCGGGTGCATGCCACCCAGCCGGGCCTGAGCAAGCTGCTTCGCCAGCTCGAAGACGAACTTGGCTTCCAGTTGTTCCATCGCAAGGGACGCAGCCTGCACGCGATTACGCATGCGGGTACCCACGTGTTGGAACGCGCGCGCATCATCCTGGCGGAGGCGGCCAACATTCGCTCCATCGCCGCCAACCTGCGCAACGAATCGCGCGGCACGCTGCGTATCGCCACCACCCACACTCAGGCGCGCTTTGCGCTGCCTTCGTCCGTAGCGGCACTCAGCCGCAGCTACCCGCAAGTAAGCGTCCACCTGCAGCCGGTGAGCGATTCAGACGTGATATCGCTGCTCGACAGCGGCCAGGTGGATCTGGCCATCGTCAGCACCGCCGCTGGCGCGCCGCCGCCCAACGGTATCGCCCTGCCCGCCTATCGCTGGAACCGCACGGTGGTGGTGCCGAAGAACCATCCACTGGCGCGCCAGAAACAACCGCCGACACTGGAACAGCTCGCGGCGCATCCACTGATCAGCTACGACTCCTCACTGAAACCGGAGTCTTCCCTCATCCGCGCTTTCCAGAGTGCGGGGCTCGACCCACAGATCGTGATGACGGCTAGCGACGCTGACCTGATCAAGACCTACGTACGCGAAGGACTTGGCATCGGCGTGCTCGCCGAGATGGCCTATCAACCCAACCACGACACCGATCTGCGCGAACTCGGCGCCGACAACCTGTTCGCCGCCTGCACTACTTGGATTGTGCTGCGCCGGGAAAGCGTGTTGCGTGAATATGCGCTGGATTTCATCAGTGTGTTTGCGCCGCATCTGGAGCGGCGTGCGGTGAGTCGCGCGTTGACTTCGGGGGGGCACGGGGACGTCGCAGTGGCCGGGGGGTGCCGCATTGGCGGGAGAGGCAGGTGCCGTTGA
- a CDS encoding bifunctional sulfate adenylyltransferase/adenylylsulfate kinase, whose amino-acid sequence MSQSALAQSDVAAFHEEPPSLIPPHGGVLKELYLPADEAAALKQRSAGLPGVDLDTRQLCDLELLLSGAFSPLEGFLTQRDYDRVVEEYRLADGTLWPIPITLDVTEAFAERLAPGSEVALRDTQGVPLAVLEVQDIYRPDRTDEALKVFGTTDRAHPGVAELLDRYRPVNLGGRVRGIQAPSHYDFATLRDTPRSLRDWFKAQGWHRIVAFQTRNPMHRAHRELTLRAAQQVGAKLLVQPSVGRTKPGDIDHYTRVRCYQALLPQYPANSAHLSLLPLAMRMGGPREALWHAIIRKNYGASHFIVGRDHAGPGNDSNGKPFYGPFDAQHLLERHQDELGIRIVPFPAMVYVANRDTYLPSNEVLPDDEVRDISGTQLRRHLHEGSEIPSWFSFPEVVKILRERHPVQASRGFALFFTGLSGAGKSTIAQAVVAQLLERTSRAVTVLDGDEVRKHLSRGLGFSRDDRNANVTRIGYVASEIVRHGGVAVCAPIAPYADARADARTLVEAHGDFIEIHVATTLDVCEARDRKGLYAQARAGAITHFTGISDPYEVPVHPELRIDGNAGDPVVLAGHILELLGARGLLRG is encoded by the coding sequence ATGAGCCAGAGCGCCCTAGCCCAGTCCGATGTTGCTGCCTTTCACGAAGAACCGCCTTCGCTGATTCCGCCCCATGGCGGCGTGCTGAAGGAGTTGTACCTGCCGGCTGATGAAGCTGCTGCGCTCAAACAGCGCAGCGCAGGTTTGCCGGGTGTGGATCTGGATACACGGCAACTGTGCGACCTGGAACTGCTGCTTAGCGGCGCTTTTTCACCACTGGAAGGATTCCTCACCCAACGCGATTACGACCGGGTGGTCGAGGAGTACCGGCTGGCGGATGGCACGCTGTGGCCGATCCCGATCACGCTCGATGTCACGGAAGCGTTTGCCGAACGACTCGCGCCGGGCAGCGAAGTTGCGCTGCGCGATACGCAGGGCGTGCCGCTAGCCGTGCTCGAAGTTCAGGACATCTACCGGCCGGATCGCACTGATGAAGCGCTGAAAGTGTTCGGCACTACCGATCGCGCGCATCCGGGCGTGGCCGAACTGCTGGATCGCTATCGCCCCGTCAATCTCGGTGGTCGCGTGCGCGGTATCCAGGCGCCGTCGCACTATGATTTCGCCACCTTGCGCGACACGCCGCGCAGCCTGCGCGACTGGTTTAAGGCGCAAGGCTGGCATCGCATCGTTGCCTTCCAGACGCGCAACCCCATGCACCGCGCCCATCGCGAGTTGACCTTGCGCGCAGCGCAGCAAGTAGGCGCGAAACTGCTAGTACAGCCTTCAGTCGGTCGCACCAAGCCCGGCGACATCGACCACTACACACGCGTGCGTTGCTACCAAGCCCTACTGCCGCAGTACCCAGCAAACAGCGCGCACCTTTCGTTGCTTCCGTTAGCCATGCGCATGGGTGGTCCGCGCGAGGCGCTGTGGCACGCCATCATTCGGAAGAACTACGGCGCAAGCCATTTCATCGTCGGGCGTGATCACGCCGGCCCTGGCAACGATTCCAACGGTAAGCCGTTCTACGGTCCCTTCGACGCGCAGCACTTGCTGGAGCGGCACCAGGACGAACTGGGCATCCGGATCGTGCCATTCCCGGCGATGGTCTACGTCGCCAACCGTGATACCTATCTACCGTCGAACGAAGTGTTGCCAGACGACGAAGTACGCGACATCTCCGGTACGCAACTCCGTCGTCACCTGCATGAAGGCAGCGAGATCCCTTCGTGGTTCTCGTTCCCCGAAGTAGTGAAGATCCTGCGCGAGCGCCATCCTGTGCAGGCATCGCGCGGCTTCGCGCTGTTTTTCACGGGGCTCTCAGGCGCAGGCAAGTCGACCATCGCGCAGGCTGTGGTGGCGCAATTGCTGGAGCGCACCAGTCGCGCTGTGACCGTGCTCGATGGTGACGAAGTGCGGAAGCATCTGTCGCGTGGACTGGGGTTCTCGCGGGATGATCGTAACGCCAACGTGACGCGCATCGGCTATGTGGCCAGTGAGATCGTGCGACACGGTGGCGTCGCCGTGTGCGCGCCGATCGCGCCCTATGCTGATGCGCGCGCCGACGCACGCACGTTGGTGGAGGCGCATGGCGACTTTATTGAGATCCATGTGGCGACGACGCTGGATGTGTGCGAGGCGCGGGATCGCAAGGGGCTCTATGCGCAGGCGCGTGCGGGAGCGATTACGCATTTCACGGGGATCAGTGATCCGTATGAGGTGCCGGTGCATCCGGAGCTGCGGATTGATGGGAATGCGGGGGATCCGGTGGTGTTGGCGGGGCATATTCTTGAGTTGTTGGGGGCTCGGGGATTGCTTCGCGGCTGA
- a CDS encoding cupin domain-containing protein translates to MTKASALPIEVRGSAKQPLGMSPAQFLRDYWQKRPLLIRQAFPDFVSPIEPDELAGLALEETALSRLIIHDESRDRWKVKSGPLTEKDFASTPNKNWTLLVQDVDKWDADVAALLEDFRFLPSWRMDDIMVSYAEPGGGVGPHVDQYDVFLLQGLGQRHWAIDTNPDAPKDFRPDVELKQLKVFEPDHEWMLEPGDMLYLPPGVPHDGTAFGGPCLTISVGMRAPSQAELTGDLADYLAERLPDELRYTDPDLAPTKSAGEIDRAALARLRGALPFAASLDDTTLTDWFGRFITRYRNAQVPVAPEKELTEAALRKQLDGGAHLLRHPWARMAWARGKRGATLFVNGHAYPAAAELAERLCDARELAPGKSIADAELAVLLLLVNEGHLVVHKPRRR, encoded by the coding sequence ATGACCAAAGCATCCGCCCTCCCCATCGAAGTCCGCGGCAGCGCCAAGCAGCCGCTGGGCATGAGCCCCGCCCAGTTTCTGCGCGATTACTGGCAGAAACGCCCGTTGCTGATCCGGCAGGCGTTCCCCGATTTCGTCTCGCCTATCGAGCCGGACGAGCTGGCCGGGCTGGCGCTGGAAGAGACCGCGCTGTCGCGCCTGATCATCCATGACGAGAGCCGCGACCGCTGGAAGGTGAAGTCCGGGCCGCTGACCGAGAAAGACTTCGCCAGCACCCCCAACAAGAACTGGACCCTGCTGGTGCAGGACGTGGACAAGTGGGATGCCGACGTGGCTGCCCTGCTGGAAGACTTCCGTTTCCTGCCCAGCTGGCGCATGGATGACATCATGGTCTCGTACGCCGAGCCGGGTGGCGGCGTCGGTCCGCACGTGGACCAGTACGACGTGTTCCTGCTGCAAGGCCTTGGTCAGCGCCACTGGGCGATCGACACCAACCCTGACGCGCCCAAGGACTTCCGCCCTGACGTCGAGCTCAAGCAGCTGAAGGTGTTCGAGCCTGACCACGAATGGATGCTCGAACCCGGCGACATGCTGTATCTGCCACCCGGCGTGCCACACGATGGCACCGCCTTTGGCGGCCCCTGCCTGACTATTTCAGTGGGCATGCGCGCGCCTTCTCAGGCCGAACTGACTGGCGATCTGGCGGACTACCTTGCCGAACGCCTGCCCGACGAACTCCGCTATACGGACCCGGACCTGGCGCCAACCAAGTCTGCCGGCGAGATCGACCGCGCCGCGCTGGCCCGTCTGCGTGGGGCGCTGCCGTTCGCGGCTTCGCTGGACGACACCACGCTGACCGACTGGTTCGGCCGCTTCATCACCCGCTACCGCAATGCGCAAGTACCGGTGGCCCCGGAGAAGGAACTGACCGAGGCAGCCCTGCGCAAGCAACTGGACGGCGGCGCCCACCTACTGCGCCACCCCTGGGCCCGCATGGCCTGGGCTCGAGGCAAGCGTGGGGCCACCCTGTTCGTCAACGGCCACGCTTATCCGGCCGCGGCGGAGCTGGCCGAGCGGTTGTGCGATGCCCGCGAACTGGCGCCTGGCAAATCGATCGCGGATGCCGAGTTGGCCGTACTGCTCCTCCTGGTCAATGAAGGCCACCTGGTCGTCCACAAACCGCGCCGCCGATGA
- a CDS encoding sulfite exporter TauE/SafE family protein, which yields MPTDFLISAAIGALAQLVDGALGMAYGVTSAAMLLALGIPPAMASASVHYAETLTCGASGISHLMAGNVLKKLFWALVIPGAIGATIGAYVVSHVPATWMKLALTPYLIGMGLFLLFRPLRRQHLHDDTPAISRPLGLVAGFADAVAGGGWSALTVTTLVGRGVRPRMVIGTVHLAKCLVSAVASISFFVQVGIPHGASVVGLIVGGVLAAPLSAVLARRMPPRVATILAALAVLAIGINNIAHTLMSH from the coding sequence ATGCCCACGGATTTCCTCATCTCCGCCGCCATCGGCGCGCTGGCTCAGCTCGTCGACGGCGCGCTGGGCATGGCCTATGGCGTGACGTCGGCAGCCATGCTGCTGGCCCTGGGCATCCCGCCCGCCATGGCCAGCGCCAGCGTGCACTACGCGGAAACGCTGACTTGCGGCGCCTCGGGCATCAGCCATCTGATGGCCGGCAATGTGCTCAAGAAGCTTTTCTGGGCGCTGGTGATCCCGGGCGCCATCGGCGCCACCATCGGCGCCTACGTAGTCAGCCATGTCCCTGCGACCTGGATGAAGCTGGCGTTGACGCCCTACCTGATCGGCATGGGCCTGTTTCTGCTGTTTCGCCCGCTGCGCCGCCAGCACCTGCATGACGACACGCCGGCCATTAGCCGACCGTTGGGACTGGTGGCCGGTTTTGCCGATGCTGTGGCCGGCGGCGGCTGGAGTGCGCTGACCGTAACGACGCTGGTGGGGCGCGGAGTAAGGCCCCGTATGGTGATCGGCACGGTGCACCTGGCCAAGTGCCTGGTGAGTGCGGTGGCCAGCATCAGCTTCTTCGTGCAGGTCGGCATTCCGCACGGTGCCTCCGTCGTCGGGCTGATCGTCGGCGGCGTGCTGGCGGCCCCGCTCAGCGCCGTGCTGGCGCGCCGGATGCCGCCACGCGTGGCGACCATCCTCGCCGCACTGGCGGTACTGGCCATTGGCATCAATAACATCGCGCATACCTTGATGTCGCACTGA
- a CDS encoding phosphoadenylyl-sulfate reductase, translated as MNQALLEDAQHDARALGELNTWLGTLDAEQRVLWALAYAPGTHVLSSSFGAQAAVSLHLLTRQRPDLPVVLIDTGYLFPETYHFIDELQQRLSLNLKVFSAAESPAWLEAREGRLWEQGVAGIDRYNQLRKVEPMQRALRELGAGSWFAGLRRSQARTRAAIPFAERRDGRWKFHPIADWNDRDVGMYLRKYGLPYHPLWDQGYISIGDVHTTHRWEPGTDVDATRFFGLKRECGLHGLV; from the coding sequence ATGAACCAGGCGCTGCTCGAGGATGCGCAGCACGACGCCCGAGCACTAGGCGAACTCAATACATGGCTGGGTACGCTGGACGCAGAGCAACGGGTGCTCTGGGCTCTCGCCTATGCGCCGGGAACCCACGTCCTTTCGTCCAGCTTCGGCGCGCAAGCGGCCGTGTCGCTGCACCTGCTGACGCGTCAGCGGCCGGACCTTCCCGTGGTGCTGATCGATACGGGCTACCTGTTTCCGGAAACCTATCACTTCATCGACGAACTGCAGCAACGCCTTTCATTGAACCTGAAGGTCTTCAGCGCCGCCGAAAGTCCGGCGTGGTTGGAGGCCAGGGAAGGGCGCCTGTGGGAGCAGGGCGTAGCGGGTATCGATCGCTACAACCAACTGCGCAAGGTAGAGCCCATGCAGCGCGCCCTGCGGGAACTCGGCGCCGGCTCATGGTTTGCCGGACTGCGCCGCAGTCAGGCACGCACACGGGCTGCGATTCCGTTCGCGGAGCGCCGCGATGGTCGCTGGAAATTCCATCCCATTGCGGACTGGAATGATCGCGACGTGGGCATGTACTTGCGCAAGTACGGCCTGCCTTACCACCCCCTGTGGGACCAGGGTTACATCTCCATCGGTGACGTACACACCACGCATCGCTGGGAACCCGGGACCGATGTCGACGCCACCCGTTTCTTCGGCCTGAAGCGCGAATGCGGACTTCACGGCCTGGTTTGA